The Streptomyces europaeiscabiei genome window below encodes:
- a CDS encoding maleylpyruvate isomerase N-terminal domain-containing protein, translated as MTAFRAAVASAPSLDVQVPTCLEWTLFDLVQHLGEGLRSLGGPPGRAAAVDAVATSEASCPAPCQPHPVVDRPPRVDSASQEGIPGTPCFCRSAGMGRFHRCAWDGSCCRGHPASSKLWVSHRPRQNDRPGSSMATTPTLRLRTGTFVCPSTQGATPVRSSSRAVLSLYRTRTRTR; from the coding sequence TTGACCGCCTTCCGCGCCGCGGTCGCCTCCGCGCCCAGCCTCGATGTGCAGGTGCCGACCTGTCTCGAGTGGACGCTGTTCGATCTGGTGCAGCACCTGGGCGAGGGACTCCGTTCCCTGGGCGGGCCGCCGGGCCGCGCCGCCGCCGTCGACGCGGTGGCGACGTCAGAAGCCAGTTGCCCCGCGCCGTGTCAGCCGCACCCGGTGGTCGACCGACCACCACGAGTCGATTCCGCATCCCAGGAGGGCATCCCAGGCACTCCTTGTTTTTGCAGGTCAGCAGGGATGGGACGGTTCCACCGTTGCGCGTGGGACGGCAGCTGTTGTCGTGGACACCCGGCGTCTTCGAAGCTCTGGGTGTCGCACCGGCCGAGGCAGAACGACCGCCCCGGCAGCAGCATGGCAACGACACCCACCCTGCGCCTGCGTACCGGGACATTCGTGTGCCCGAGTACCCAAGGTGCGACTCCTGTCCGATCGAGCAGTCGGGCTGTCCTGTCCTTGTATCGGACGAGGACGAGGACGAGGTGA